A window of the Thermus islandicus DSM 21543 genome harbors these coding sequences:
- the cas3 gene encoding CRISPR-associated helicase Cas3', with translation MGEGIGRVFFLAEEVGFQPLSHHQGLVVQLLKAWREGEAPLALSPKTKERLFLAAEHHDDGKRLTFRITEEKGRLTYSFRGHRFRIAQEVKDPYAQALIRGHHDYSTPEVVSAASDFVAEGLAHRFPEDLFLLMMADQLEAELAVRLWEGKAGEVRSFVEFDLFPDGEDGFFLDPWPFREDEVLLDFLAYFHPYRGEEAKVVEGWGRALVEALEEGKEPEGFQRKERRVRLRPWAGGARREEDAEAFYAKFSLKPTPFQKEVFEIARGSPAHLLLAPTGTGKTEAAAFPALARGERLVFVLPTRSLVDDLEERFRRYLKTLAREEGRPQALVVDTGHRQVRFRLGADGQEEATAERHLYHADVILTTLDKLLYRYFGYAAGAKSYTFPRRIHDRRTLFVFDEVHLYEATAWVNFRRLIASLYKAGVRFLVMSATMPNTYTEELLLEGILNHPQQRRPSRVLHYCPQGDLPEIVQKHRGKRILVALEEVKEAVEVYRRLRGEGVFLYHGRLAEGQRRKVFAEVKRRDKDKEPYILITTPAIEVGVDLDAEVLISTLCPPENLMQRLGRVNRRGEGRGEAYVVGQEYPQYLGGLPEGYVELLKELDGTDLAEGGEERLREAIRYPRYLDLRAETLFEALWEYVYGLDLTQEPLHRKGFVATRSWTPSVRLRKGEDEVEVPIDRLIGKKEELTPVEVVERRFTDGEEGNRRWKEVPLRSGELYGRELVVDYPYEYDPELGFVELPKVFLRIRHPDPQRVQLLFAPTRGIGTTSGEVLDSDQISEGGKRVLWYLGESAEVEPVGGGEEAEEEEEEEET, from the coding sequence ATGGGTGAAGGGATCGGCAGGGTCTTCTTCTTAGCGGAGGAGGTGGGCTTCCAGCCCCTCTCCCACCATCAGGGGCTTGTGGTCCAGCTCCTGAAGGCGTGGCGGGAAGGGGAGGCGCCTTTGGCGCTTTCACCCAAGACCAAGGAGCGTTTGTTCTTGGCAGCAGAACACCACGACGATGGCAAGCGGCTTACCTTCCGCATAACCGAAGAAAAGGGTAGGCTCACCTACAGCTTTCGCGGGCATCGCTTCCGGATCGCCCAAGAGGTGAAAGACCCCTACGCCCAGGCCCTGATCCGCGGCCACCACGATTACTCCACCCCCGAGGTGGTGAGCGCGGCCTCGGACTTTGTGGCGGAAGGCCTGGCCCACCGCTTCCCTGAGGACCTTTTCCTCCTCATGATGGCCGATCAATTGGAAGCGGAACTCGCGGTGCGGCTATGGGAGGGAAAGGCGGGGGAGGTCCGCTCCTTCGTGGAGTTTGATCTTTTCCCCGACGGCGAGGACGGGTTCTTCCTAGACCCCTGGCCCTTCCGGGAGGACGAGGTACTTCTGGACTTTTTGGCCTACTTCCACCCCTACCGGGGCGAGGAGGCCAAGGTAGTGGAGGGTTGGGGGCGGGCTTTGGTAGAGGCCTTGGAGGAGGGAAAGGAACCCGAAGGGTTCCAGAGGAAGGAGCGCCGGGTGCGCCTTAGGCCCTGGGCGGGTGGGGCGAGGAGGGAGGAAGACGCGGAGGCCTTTTACGCCAAGTTTTCCCTGAAGCCCACCCCCTTCCAGAAGGAGGTTTTTGAGATTGCCAGGGGAAGTCCGGCGCACCTCCTCCTCGCCCCCACGGGAACGGGCAAGACCGAGGCCGCGGCCTTTCCCGCGCTGGCCCGGGGGGAGCGGCTGGTCTTCGTCCTGCCCACGCGAAGCCTGGTGGACGACCTGGAGGAGCGCTTCCGCCGCTACCTCAAAACCCTGGCCCGAGAAGAGGGGCGGCCGCAGGCCTTGGTGGTAGACACGGGTCACCGGCAGGTGCGCTTTCGCTTGGGTGCGGATGGCCAAGAGGAGGCCACCGCGGAGCGGCACCTTTACCATGCCGATGTGATCCTCACCACCTTGGACAAACTTCTCTACCGCTACTTCGGCTACGCCGCAGGGGCCAAGTCCTACACCTTTCCGCGGCGAATCCACGACCGGAGGACACTTTTTGTCTTTGACGAGGTCCACCTGTACGAGGCCACTGCTTGGGTCAACTTCCGCCGGTTGATCGCCTCGCTATACAAGGCGGGTGTGCGCTTCCTGGTCATGAGCGCCACCATGCCTAATACCTACACGGAGGAGCTTCTCCTCGAGGGCATCCTGAACCATCCCCAGCAAAGGCGGCCAAGCCGGGTGCTCCATTACTGTCCGCAGGGCGACCTCCCGGAAATTGTCCAAAAACATCGGGGCAAGCGGATTTTGGTGGCCCTCGAGGAGGTCAAGGAAGCGGTGGAGGTATACCGGAGGCTTAGGGGAGAGGGGGTTTTCCTTTACCACGGCCGCCTGGCGGAGGGGCAGAGGAGGAAGGTCTTCGCGGAGGTCAAGCGCCGGGACAAGGACAAGGAACCCTACATCTTGATCACCACGCCCGCCATAGAGGTGGGGGTGGATCTGGATGCCGAGGTCCTCATCAGCACCCTCTGCCCCCCGGAAAACCTCATGCAGCGCCTTGGCAGGGTGAACCGGAGGGGAGAGGGCCGGGGGGAGGCTTACGTGGTGGGCCAGGAGTATCCCCAGTACCTGGGGGGCCTGCCGGAGGGATACGTGGAACTCCTGAAGGAGCTGGATGGCACGGACCTGGCTGAAGGAGGGGAGGAGCGCCTCCGGGAGGCGATCCGCTACCCCAGGTACCTGGACCTCCGGGCGGAAACCCTTTTTGAAGCCTTGTGGGAATATGTCTATGGGCTAGACCTCACCCAAGAGCCCCTTCACCGCAAAGGCTTTGTGGCCACCCGTAGCTGGACGCCCAGCGTTCGCCTGCGCAAGGGGGAGGACGAGGTGGAGGTCCCCATAGACCGGCTTATCGGTAAGAAGGAGGAGCTCACCCCGGTGGAGGTGGTGGAACGGCGTTTTACCGACGGAGAGGAGGGTAACCGACGCTGGAAAGAGGTTCCCTTGCGCTCGGGGGAGCTTTATGGGCGGGAGCTGGTGGTGGATTACCCTTACGAGTACGATCCGGAACTGGGTTTCGTAGAGCTCCCTAAGGTTTTCTTGCGGATTCGCCATCCGGACCCTCAACGGGTCCAACTCCTGTTCGCGCCTACAAGGGGCATCGGTACAACCTCGGGAGAGGTTCTGGACTCTGACCAGATCTCGGAGGGTGGCAAGCGGGTTCTCTGGTACCTGGGGGAGTCGGCCGAGGTGGAGCCCGTTGGGGGTGGGGAGGAGGCCGAGGAAGAGGAGGAAGAGGAGGAGACCTGA